CTTGGCGTCGCTGGAAATCTGTTGGCGCTCGGCGAAAGTGCCGATTGCCGGAGAGACCGGCAATGCGCCGCCGTGCACGCGTTGCAATAATCCCTCTTCAGCAAGTTGACGGAGATCGCGCCGGATCGTGTCCTCCGACAGGCCAAGCTGTTCGCTGAGCGACTTGGCGACGATCTGGCCATCTTGCTTCAGGACTTCCAATAGATGTTGCTTGCGTTGCCGAGTTAGCATGGCCTTCCTTTTGCACGTTTTTTCTTGATATTTCACGATATTGCATGATAAATTAAGAAAACACAATCCCGCCTAACCAATCCCAGAAGGGCCGCTATGCACGATGACAGAGTCAGAATTCACAATGTCGAGATATTGTCGGATGACTGGTACCTGCTGAAGAAAACCACGTTCGACTACTTGCGCGCCGACGGCGCCTGGCAAACATTGACGCGTGAAACCTACGATCGCGGCAATGGTGCCACGGTGTTGTTGTATAACCGTGAACGCCGCAGCGTAATCCTGATTCGGCAGTTTCGCTTCCCGACCTACGGCAACGGGCACGACGGATTCTTGATTGAAACCGCCGCTGGATTGCTGGACCAGGCCAGTCCTGAAGAACGCATCAAGGCAGAAGCGGAAGAAGAAACCGGCTATCGCGTAACCGATGTGCGCAAGATATTCGAGGCCTTCATGAGTCCAGGTTCAGTCACGGAAAAACTGTACTTTTTCATTGCCGAGTACGAGCCTAAATTGCGTGCAGGCGACGGCGGTGGATTGGAAGAAGAAGGAGAAGATATCGAAGTGCTGGAACTGCCGTTGGAGCAGGCACTGCAAATGATCGCCGATGGTCGGATTGCTGATGGCAAGACCATCATGCTGCTGCAATACGCTCAACTGTATTTATTTCCTGGAGCCGGCACCAGCACCGATGCGAGCATGTCGGGGAAATAAAAAAATACATGATGCTACCGGCCCCTTGCGGCCAGTAACATCATCTTATCCACTGCGTCGTGGAAGCTGTCGTCACTTCTGATGGATAGCCTGTCCGAAACGCCCGTTATTGAAATCCAGTATGGCCTGGGCAATTTCCTCCTTGCTGTTCATCACGAACGGGCCGTGACCGACGATCGGTTCGTCAATCGGCTCGCCACTAAGCAGAAGTATGACCGCATCGTTGTTGGCTTCAATCGATACCTTGTTGCCGTCTCGATCCAGCAAAACCATTTGCGCATCGCGTGCGATGGTTTCCCCATTGACCAATACCGTGCCATGCAACACCACGACCGCACCAGTCCAGCCTTGCGGCAGCGCCAAATCGGCAATGCCGCCCTGGTTCAGACGCAGGTCCCAAACGTTCATGGCGCTGAAGGTGTGCGCCGGTCCTGCGTGGCCATCGAAATTGCCGGCGATCACGCGCACCGAACCAGCACCTTCCGGCAAGGCGACGGACGGGATATCGCGGTCACGAATCGCCTGATAACCAGGTTCCGCCATCTTGTCCTTGGCCGGCAGATTGACCCACAGTTGCACCATTTCCAATGCACCGCCGGAACGCGTGAACTGCTCGGAGTGAAACTCTTCGTGCAGGATACCTGCGCCTGCCGTCATCCATTGCACGTCACCCGGACCGATCACGCCGCCCTGCCCGGTCGAGTCGCGATGCGCCACCTCGCCTTTATAGACGATCGTCACGGTTTCGAAGCCGCGATGCGGATGCTGGCCGACGCCGCGTGGCCGCTCGGCAGGGCCGAATTCAGCCGGGCCTGCGTAGTCAAGTAACAGAAATGGGCTGAGTTGCTTGCCGTGGCTTTGATAAGAAAACATCGAACGAACCGGAAAGCCATCGCCAACCCAATGTGGGCGGGGTGCGCTATAGACGCCAAGAACTCTTTTCATTTCCTTCTCCTTGCCAAAATTCGAAATATGCTGCAGGAATAAGAATACGACAGGAACAATAAGCTCGGCAGATAGTAAAATTGGCATTCAGCGTTCTATTTTGTGAACGATAGGAGTTGCCATGCAGGATTTGAACGATCTCTACTATTACGTCCAGGTGGTCGATCAAGGCGGCTTCGCGCCCGCGGGACGCGCGCTCGGCATGCCCAAATCCAAACTGAGCCGGCGCATTGCATTGCTGGAAGAGCGGCTCGGAGTACGGCTGTTGCAACGCACTACCAGGCATTTCTCCGTGACCGAGGTTGGACAGACTTATTACGAGCACTGTAAGGCCATGCTGGTGGAAGCCGACGCCGCGCAAGAAGCGATTGAAGTGACCCGTGCAGAACCGCGCGGCATCGTTCGCATCAGTTGTCCGATTGCACTGCTACACGCGAATGTCAGCACAATGCTGGCCGATTTCATGATCGATTATCCGCACGTCAATGTGCAGCTGGAAGCCAGCAACCGGCGTGTCGATCTGGTCGGCGAAGGCTTCGACATCGCCATTCGCGTGCGGCCGCCGCCACTGCCAGACAGCGACCTGGTCATGCGTGTGCTGGCCGAGCGCGGCCAATGCCTGGTCGCCAGCCCGCGCTTTTTTCCGGGCGCGACCAGCCGCAGATGCCGGCCGATCTGGCGGATTGGCCGAGCCTGGCGCTGGGCGCTTCACAACAAAGCCATGCCTGGAATCTGTACGGGCCGAATGGCGCTCAAGTCATGCTGCCACACACTCCGCGCTTCATCACAGGCGACATGATCGGCTTGCGTGATGCCGCCGTGGCCGGTGTCGGCGTCGTGCAGTTGCCGACCATGATGATCCAGGATCAACTCGCCCAAGGCCAGTTGATACGCTTGCTACCGGACTGGCGACCGCGGCCAGAGATTATTCACGCCGTATTTCCATCGCGGCGCGGCCTGTTACCGTCGGTCCGTACCTTGATCGACTATTTCGCGCAGCGCTTCAAGGTATTGAACGAAGACTGCCCGCCAGCTTAGCGTGCGAGAACGCCAGCGCAAAACTGCGCTCCATCGACACCTTGTTTGCCGCTGCGCTTACGTGATGTGATAAATTCGGCCACTGTATTTCGCTTTTTTCACCTTATTTATTCAAAAATCCGCGGATTGATTCAATGACCAAACCCAAGCCTTTTTCAATGATTCGCGAGTTCCATCTCGCCGATTGGTTCACACTCAGCAACGCCTTTTGCGGCGTCGGCTCCTTGTTTTCCGTGATGACCTATCTGCAAACACGCGAAGTGCTGCATATTTTCCTGGCATGCGGCCTGATTCCGATAGCACTGATATTTGACGTGCTCGACGGCCGCATTGCACGCTGGCGCGCACAAAGTTCGGCCATGGGACGCGAACTGGATTCGCTGGCCGACGTCATTTCCTTCGGCGTGGCGCCCGCCATCATCGCTTACGGCTGCGGCATGCAAGGCCTGGTGGATCGGATCATTCTGGTGTTTTTTGTCGCCTGCGGTGTGTCGCGCCTGGCGCGCTATAACGTCACGTCCGAGAAATTGTCGGATGGCGGCGACAAGGTAAAATATTTTGAAGGTACGCCAATCCCGACATCGCTGGCGCTGGTGATGGTACTGGCCGCCGCCGCATGGCATGACGCATTGGGCCAGCAACTATGGTTTGGCGTGGTGTATGTCGCGGGCTTTCAATTTCACCCATTGGTCTTGATGTTTGCCGCGTCGGGAGCCTTGATGGTGAGTCGCATCCGCATCCCAAAACTGTAACGTTCAAGGAAAGGGGATCACGCATGAGATGGTTACGGACGCAATCCAAAGATTAGGCGTAAAGCGCGTTGAGTTGACCGTTGAAAGAAAGGTGCAACGCGCGCTCCCCCCGCTCTCATGAACCAACCGCTGTGCCGACGCCCGTCAATTTCGTCCCAAGCGCGTGATATATCCCCTTCAAGCCGCTGGCATTATCGGAACCAGTAAGGAATCCGACTGCGACAAACAGCGCCACCACGATCAGCCCTCCGATGATGCCGTATTCGATTGCAGTAATGCCATCTTCGTCCCGCAGAAATTGCATCAACTTGGCGTTCATTGTGATCTCCCCAAAAAAGAAATCGTCGAATTGAAGCAGTAGCCGTACCAGCATAGCCCCACTGAAAAATTAGCTCAAGACAATTTTTTCAGGCGCACAACTAGTCCACCACAAACAACTTTGCTCCGGTCGCCGTAAACGATCGATGCGGCTCGGCCCCGTCGGCAACCTGATAGCTCATGCCAGGTTTGAGCACGAACTTGCGGCCATCCTCCAGCTCCGTGTGCAGCTCGCCCTCCGTGCAAAACAGGATATGCCCTTTGCTGCACCAGTGATCCGCAAGATAACCGGGGGTGTACTCGACAACTCTTACCCGAATGGCGCCGAAATGCCGGGTCTGCCAGTAGGCAATGCCATTCTCCCCTTTGTGCTCGGTGCGTTCAACCGTTGCCCAATCCGTCGTGCCAAACGGTATATCCGCCATCTGCATAGTCTGTCCTCTGTTGATTATGATTGGATGGATCAAACTCCGGCTCGCTGCAAGGCAGCCCGGGCCAGCAAACGTGTGGAATCGAGCGTCTTCAGCGGCGAATTCGCTTCGTTGATGATCAACGGTATCTCGGTACAACCCAGCACCACGGCATCGCAGCCTGCATCCTTCAGTCGGCCGATTACCTGCTGGAAGTAAGCTACCGCTTCGGGCTTGAATTCACCGTAGACCAGCTCGTCCATGATGATGCGGTTGATCCCGTCCCGATCGGCGACCTCGGGCCGCACATACTCCAAACCGAGCGCTGCCAGTTTCTCCGGATACGTCTCGCTGTCGACCAGATAACGCGTCCCGGTCAAACCAAGACGCTTGTATCCTCGCTGTGCCGCATGCGCCGCGACAACTTCGGCAATGTGTAGCCAAGGCAACGGGGAGCGCGACGCAATGTAAGGCAGCGCCTGGTGAATGGTGTTATCCGGACAAATCAGAAAATCGGCGCCGATTTTCGCGAGCTTTTCAGCAGATGCGAGCATTAGCTCGCTCACACCCTGCCAATCGTCACGGTAGATGCAATCCATGTAATCGGAAAGCGATGGCGTATGCATCGAAATTTCAGGATGCGCATGGGCGCCGAAACGTTGCGCGCCTTCGGCGCAGATGGTCCGATAGCACAATGCTGCGCCTTCGGCTGAACAAGCAACAATACCTATATGTAGAGGCATGATTTGAATATTGAAATAAATCTCATACTGATTGATATCAAACAGGCTGAACCAGCAGCAAACCAATCTTGCGATTCTTGAACAATGTCCCTAGATGGGATTCTGATCAATCCAGTCGCCCGAAAAATCCAGAATGTAGCCAAGCGCCTCATCTTCGGAATCGAACTCGATGGTCGGCACGCCACGCGCGTAACGAATTTCACCAGTTCTATCTTTACCGGCATGAATCGTAAAACATGCGGCGTACTTGCCGTTGGCCTGTTTTTCCAACCGCGGAATCACCGCTTGCCCTTATACGGATAACTCTTTTCCTCACCCACAGCACATCTCCTTCACGAGAGGAACAATCCTACCACCATGTGCGAAACCTGCACTGACTGTATCTTGTACGACTCTTGCACGTCCCTCATCCGACGCAAAAACTGTTGTTCGGCAAACCCGGAGACTGATAGAGTGACACGTCAATCAGCAAGGGATACGCTATGTTCGATATTTGGTCCACGCCGGCAAAACTGCTGGCGCCGCTCGCACTCGCTGCGTCCGGGTTCTGCCCATCCGTCCACGCGACCGACAGTTCGCCATGCCCTCCTGACTGGGAGCCACAAATCTGCGAACTCAAATCAGTGGTGGACGTGCTCAAGAAAGATCACATCACCGAAATTGATGTACCCGCCTTTCTCGACGAAACCATACGTCTTGGCGTCAAGACGCTACCTTACGCCACTTTTCGCAACGCGAAAGAGCAGCAGGAGCGCGCCAAGGAAGACGAGCGCACGCGCAACGGCACCCCGGGGATCGGCATCATCTTTGAGAACCGGCCAGACGGCTTGCAAATCATTGACGTAGTGCCAGACGCGCCGGCGGCGCAAGCCGGAGTGCGCAGCGGCGACCTGGTGATCGCCATGGATGGCAACAACTTGGTCGGCGTAGACAATACAGAGGTTGCCAAGTACGCCAAAGGTGAAACCGGTGCGCCACTCAAGATCACGCTACTGCGCGGCAAACCGCAGCAACGGCTGGAGCTCACACTGGTGCGCGCCATCATCAAGCCGCGTCCGGCAACTGCCAGGCGGCTAGATGGCGACGTGCTGTACACCCGGCTCGCCAGCTTTCCCGAACCGGCCATCGGCGACTATATCGATGCAGTACAGGCAGAGCGCAAAAAGGGAGCATCCATCAAGGCGGTCATTCTCGATTTGCGTGTCAACGGCGGCGGAGCGCTGAACGCCGCGATCGGCATCACGGCGCTCTTCACAGGCCGCGACAAGACGGCCATGGTAACGCTGCAACGCGATGACAAGATGCAGCATCGCATCACCACCAATTGGCCCGACTACGAACTACCGGTAATGCGCGGCCAGGATCCTCTCGCTCCACTGCAGGCGGACGACTGGTGGCGCAGGGTGCCGCTCGTCGTGCTGGTCGACGGTCAAAGCGCCTCGGCTGCCGAAGCCACCGCCGCCGCACTGAAAGACCTGGGCCGCGCCAAACTGCTTGGCACGCCTACTTATGGCAAGGGCATGGCGCAAACCGGCATCGCTACGCGCGACGACACCTACCTGGTCTGGAGCAATGCACGTAACCTGCGTCCGAACGGCTGTCCGATGGAGGGTTACGGCGTAGTGCCTGACTGGATCGTGCCGCCGCGTAAAAACGCCGACATGGATGGCATTCTGCTCGGTTACCGCGAGGTGGATATTCCGCGCCCTGCCTATGCCAGCAAGATGTCGCCCGATCCCTTTGCCGATCTACGGAAAGAGCGCCAACGCCTGCGCGACCAGCGCACCCAAGCCAAACTGGATACGGCCAGGAGCGCGCCGCTACCGCAGAAAGAATTTGGCAGTGACAAGGATTGGCAGTTGAAGCAGGCGCTCAACGCACTGGCGGGAAAACCTGTGCAGCAAATGACCGTGAGTCCAAAGCTCATGCCGACGCAACCTATGTGCGTAAAACTCGACCAATCGTAAAAACATCGATGATCGATCGATGTGCGCGAAAAATTCCGTATCGACAAGCAGGTCACGTACGTATGAATGCAATAATTCCTACAAAACAAATACCAATGACCTGTGAATTTTCCTGCTGTTTAGCAGGCTTCAAACCGTGACCTGCTCGGCGCTTGTTACCATTAGCCTAGCGCTCGCTCTAAGCACTTCAGTATGCGATGCGCAGGCCACAGATACTGTCGCCCCGGCTCCCTGTGACGCCGTTGACCTTTCAATAGCTTGCCTCGTGTTTGATCTCGACGCCTCAGTGAGGCGTCCATGACAATACTGCCCTGACAACCAGGTAGCGGGAAACACCTTCCCAGCACTAGTTAAATCCGTATGTAGTAAGCTGGTAGAGCACAGCGCTGCCAATCCGCGGCTGAACGCGACTCCAGTTCAAATCGCTGGAATTGCGCCAACAATCGGCGGTCAAGGCTGGCGCAAACGTCCACACTGACATGGATTGCGGGATGAACAGCCTGAACATTCGAGCACTTCGATCAAGTCTTCTTGGCACTGTCGCCTTGGCGGCCCTTCTTTTCATTCCGGCCGGAACCGTCGACTACTGGCAAGGATGGTTGTTCACGCTCGTCTTTATCGGCTCCTCCGCCTCCATCACCGCCTACCTCGCCATCAAAGATCCCAAACTGCTCGAACGCCGCATGAACGCCGGACCGCGAGCAGAAAAGGAGCCGACTCAAAAGGTCGTTATTTTTATCGCGATAGCGGGCTTCATTGCCATGCTGGTTTTTCCTGCATTGGATCACCGCTTCGGCTGGTCTCCAGTACCAACCTATATATCCCTGGCAGGAGATGCACTCATCATCGTCAGCTTTCTCGCATTCTTTGTCGTGCTCAAGACCAATACCTACGCCGCCTCCACGATTCAAATCGCCGAAGATCAACAGGTCATCTCGACCGGACCGTATGCGCTGGTAAGACATCCTATGTATGCCGGAGCGTTCCCACTCCTCGCAGGTATTCCGCTGGCGCTTGGCGCATGGTGGGGTTTATTCATGCTCGTGCCGGTCATGCCCGTGCTTGTATGGCGGCTTGTGGATGAAGAAAGGTTCTTGCGGAAGAACTTGCCCGGCTATGCGGAGTATTGCCAAAAGGTGCACTACCGCCTGCTGCCTTTCATTTGGTAGGTCTTTTACAATCAGAAGGCGTAGCATGGGAGTTCCGACAGGACAAAAAGAGGCAGACATGAAATCGTCACTTTGGAACGTGATAGCAATCGCCTTATTGCTTGCTGCGACTGCAAGTTCTTACGTTCAATATCAACATGGGGAGCTGCGCAACGATGCCCCATCTG
This DNA window, taken from Collimonas arenae, encodes the following:
- a CDS encoding Flp family type IVb pilin, whose amino-acid sequence is MNAKLMQFLRDEDGITAIEYGIIGGLIVVALFVAVGFLTGSDNASGLKGIYHALGTKLTGVGTAVGS
- the pssA gene encoding CDP-diacylglycerol--serine O-phosphatidyltransferase; the encoded protein is MTKPKPFSMIREFHLADWFTLSNAFCGVGSLFSVMTYLQTREVLHIFLACGLIPIALIFDVLDGRIARWRAQSSAMGRELDSLADVISFGVAPAIIAYGCGMQGLVDRIILVFFVACGVSRLARYNVTSEKLSDGGDKVKYFEGTPIPTSLALVMVLAAAAWHDALGQQLWFGVVYVAGFQFHPLVLMFAASGALMVSRIRIPKL
- a CDS encoding S41 family peptidase, with amino-acid sequence MFDIWSTPAKLLAPLALAASGFCPSVHATDSSPCPPDWEPQICELKSVVDVLKKDHITEIDVPAFLDETIRLGVKTLPYATFRNAKEQQERAKEDERTRNGTPGIGIIFENRPDGLQIIDVVPDAPAAQAGVRSGDLVIAMDGNNLVGVDNTEVAKYAKGETGAPLKITLLRGKPQQRLELTLVRAIIKPRPATARRLDGDVLYTRLASFPEPAIGDYIDAVQAERKKGASIKAVILDLRVNGGGALNAAIGITALFTGRDKTAMVTLQRDDKMQHRITTNWPDYELPVMRGQDPLAPLQADDWWRRVPLVVLVDGQSASAAEATAAALKDLGRAKLLGTPTYGKGMAQTGIATRDDTYLVWSNARNLRPNGCPMEGYGVVPDWIVPPRKNADMDGILLGYREVDIPRPAYASKMSPDPFADLRKERQRLRDQRTQAKLDTARSAPLPQKEFGSDKDWQLKQALNALAGKPVQQMTVSPKLMPTQPMCVKLDQS
- a CDS encoding pirin family protein, with protein sequence MKRVLGVYSAPRPHWVGDGFPVRSMFSYQSHGKQLSPFLLLDYAGPAEFGPAERPRGVGQHPHRGFETVTIVYKGEVAHRDSTGQGGVIGPGDVQWMTAGAGILHEEFHSEQFTRSGGALEMVQLWVNLPAKDKMAEPGYQAIRDRDIPSVALPEGAGSVRVIAGNFDGHAGPAHTFSAMNVWDLRLNQGGIADLALPQGWTGAVVVLHGTVLVNGETIARDAQMVLLDRDGNKVSIEANNDAVILLLSGEPIDEPIVGHGPFVMNSKEEIAQAILDFNNGRFGQAIHQK
- a CDS encoding methyltransferase family protein, translated to MNSLNIRALRSSLLGTVALAALLFIPAGTVDYWQGWLFTLVFIGSSASITAYLAIKDPKLLERRMNAGPRAEKEPTQKVVIFIAIAGFIAMLVFPALDHRFGWSPVPTYISLAGDALIIVSFLAFFVVLKTNTYAASTIQIAEDQQVISTGPYALVRHPMYAGAFPLLAGIPLALGAWWGLFMLVPVMPVLVWRLVDEERFLRKNLPGYAEYCQKVHYRLLPFIW
- a CDS encoding aspartate/glutamate racemase family protein, producing the protein MPLHIGIVACSAEGAALCYRTICAEGAQRFGAHAHPEISMHTPSLSDYMDCIYRDDWQGVSELMLASAEKLAKIGADFLICPDNTIHQALPYIASRSPLPWLHIAEVVAAHAAQRGYKRLGLTGTRYLVDSETYPEKLAALGLEYVRPEVADRDGINRIIMDELVYGEFKPEAVAYFQQVIGRLKDAGCDAVVLGCTEIPLIINEANSPLKTLDSTRLLARAALQRAGV
- a CDS encoding NUDIX domain-containing protein → MHDDRVRIHNVEILSDDWYLLKKTTFDYLRADGAWQTLTRETYDRGNGATVLLYNRERRSVILIRQFRFPTYGNGHDGFLIETAAGLLDQASPEERIKAEAEEETGYRVTDVRKIFEAFMSPGSVTEKLYFFIAEYEPKLRAGDGGGLEEEGEDIEVLELPLEQALQMIADGRIADGKTIMLLQYAQLYLFPGAGTSTDASMSGK
- a CDS encoding DHCW motif cupin fold protein, which codes for MQMADIPFGTTDWATVERTEHKGENGIAYWQTRHFGAIRVRVVEYTPGYLADHWCSKGHILFCTEGELHTELEDGRKFVLKPGMSYQVADGAEPHRSFTATGAKLFVVD